A region of Neovison vison isolate M4711 chromosome 7, ASM_NN_V1, whole genome shotgun sequence DNA encodes the following proteins:
- the LOC122914016 gene encoding olfactory receptor 149-like, with protein MRNLSVVTEFILLGIPHTKDMESMLFVLFLGFYIFTLLGNLLILLAIVSSTRLHTPMYFFLCQLSVCDIFFPSVSSPKMLFYLSGNSRVISYAGCASQLFFYHFLGCTECFLYTVMAYDRFVAICYPLRYTVIMSHRACASLAVGTSFFGCIQATFLTALTFQLPYCGANEVDYFFCDIPVMLKLACADTSALEMVGFISVGLMPLSCFLLILTSYSRIVCSILQIRSAEGRRRAFSTCSAHLTAILLFYMPVVLIYLRPTPSPWLDATVQILNNLVTPMLNPLIYSLRNKEVKSSLRKVLHHLGFLPEPL; from the coding sequence ATGAGGAATCTCTCAGTAGTGACTGAATTTATCCTGCTGGGCATCCCCCACACGAAGGACATGGAGAGCATGCTCTTTGTCCTGTTTTTGGGCTTCTACATCTTCACTCTTCTGGGGAACCTGCTCATCCTCCTGGCGATTGTCTCCTCCACTCGgctccacacccccatgtacttcttcttGTGTCAACTGTCTGTGTGTGACATATTTTTCCCTTCTGTGAGCTCCCCCAAGATGCTCTTTTACCTCTCAGGGAACAGCCGGGTCATCTCCTATGCAGGCTGCGCGTCCCAGCTCTTCTTCTACCACTTCCTGGGCTGTACCGAGTGCTTCCTGTACACggtgatggcctatgaccgctttGTCGCCATCTGCTACCCTCTGCGCTACACGGTGATCATGAGCCACAGAGCGTGTGCCAGCCTGGCCGTGGGGACCTCCTTTTTTGGCTGCATTCAGGCCACCTTTCTAACTGCTCTCACCTTCCAGTTGCCCTACTGTGGCGCCAATGAGGTGGACTATTTCTTCTGTGATATCCCAGTGATGCTGAAGCTGGCTTGCGCTGATACCTCAGCCCTGGAGATGGTGGGGTTCATCAGTGTGGGCCTCATGCCCCTCAGTTGCTTCCTTCTCATCCTTACCTCCTACAGTCGCATTGTCTGCTCCATCCTGCAGATCCGCTCTGCAGAGGGCCGGCGTCGCGCCTTCTCCACCTGCAGTGCCCACCTCACTGCCATCTTGCTTTTCTACATGCCAGTGGTCCTCATCTACCTAAGGCCAACCCCAAGCCCCTGGCTGGATGCAACTGTCCAGATCCTGAATAACCTGGTCACCCCCATGCTGAACCCCTTGATCTACAGTCTCAGGAACAAGGAGGTCAAATCATCTCTGAGGAAGGTGCTACATCACTTGGGCTTCCTTCCTGAGCCGTTGTAG